A single window of Paracoccus albus DNA harbors:
- a CDS encoding ComEC/Rec2 family competence protein, translating into MASDAAVVHAPWQDRQELWRHLRRGRQSDRVQVAVTERAGLISWAPFHMAVGIGIWFALPAQPSTLEYGVTLALLAIGLVLWFAPPDLPSYATLLRLGGFAAICIAIGFGLCGLRALRVEAPVLGFRYYGAIEGRVIRVDRSARDRIRLTLDRPRLERIAPGRIPETVRISLPAGATDAPPPGTHVMLTGHLGPPPGPAEPGGFDFRRSAWFASLGAIGYTRAPVTVAAPPEPGGALRLHRLRMQLSAAMQQRIGGQAGALAAALMTGDRSGIAEATNQMMRDSNLFHIISISGLHMGMLAGFVYAATRYAAVLFQCISRRGQSFPAHKLGAVVAILSAGAYLWLSGGGVATERAFLMVTVMLGAILADRRALSLRTVALAAVFILALAPEALLTPGFQMSFAATVALVVIYPPLQRRCRGLPWPIRPLVLLILTSLLAGMATSPIAAAHFSRMAHYGVLANLLVVPVTGALIMPMGPLAALLTPFGLEGPALWLMGLGTRWMLAVGEWIASLNGAVSFVIMPGPLVLPLMGGGAMMAVLGWRGDVPAWRNARIWAGGAMLLVSTALWLMTARPYVLISRQGDAVGIMTASGRALSKAKGGAFTVGEWLEKDGDLIAQADAAKRQGWSGPVKERRATLGSVEILHLTGKGSEEAAARECDLVDIIVSDREIAPLGGRCILLDLQALRKSGSVAIHHDDENLAWITAAEVAGKRRWTR; encoded by the coding sequence GTCTGATCTCTTGGGCACCGTTTCACATGGCTGTGGGCATTGGCATCTGGTTCGCTTTGCCTGCCCAGCCCTCAACCCTCGAATATGGTGTCACGCTGGCGCTGCTGGCGATCGGGCTGGTTCTGTGGTTTGCGCCTCCTGATCTGCCAAGTTACGCTACCTTGCTTCGGCTTGGCGGCTTTGCAGCGATCTGTATCGCAATTGGCTTTGGGCTTTGCGGTTTGCGTGCGTTGCGCGTCGAAGCGCCTGTGCTGGGCTTTCGCTATTACGGCGCGATAGAGGGGCGCGTCATCCGGGTTGACCGCTCTGCCCGCGACCGAATCCGGCTGACGCTGGATCGTCCTCGACTGGAGCGGATCGCGCCGGGGCGTATTCCGGAAACCGTGCGTATATCGCTGCCCGCAGGAGCTACCGATGCCCCGCCACCCGGAACGCATGTCATGCTGACCGGGCATCTTGGCCCGCCGCCGGGACCGGCAGAGCCGGGCGGTTTCGATTTCCGGCGCAGCGCATGGTTCGCCAGCCTTGGTGCGATAGGATATACCCGTGCGCCGGTCACGGTCGCCGCCCCGCCGGAACCGGGTGGCGCGTTGCGTTTACACAGGCTGCGGATGCAGCTTTCGGCGGCAATGCAGCAGCGCATCGGCGGACAGGCAGGTGCGTTGGCGGCCGCGCTGATGACAGGCGACCGCAGCGGCATTGCCGAGGCGACGAACCAGATGATGCGCGATTCCAACCTGTTCCACATCATTTCGATTTCGGGTCTGCACATGGGGATGCTGGCCGGATTCGTCTATGCTGCGACGCGATATGCTGCTGTGCTTTTCCAATGCATAAGTCGTCGGGGACAGTCCTTTCCCGCGCATAAACTGGGCGCTGTCGTCGCGATTCTTTCGGCGGGGGCCTATCTATGGCTGTCCGGTGGCGGCGTGGCGACAGAGCGTGCGTTTTTGATGGTCACCGTGATGCTTGGCGCGATACTGGCTGACCGGCGTGCATTGTCACTTCGGACCGTCGCACTTGCGGCCGTTTTTATTCTTGCCCTCGCGCCCGAGGCTTTGCTGACACCTGGGTTCCAGATGAGCTTTGCGGCGACCGTCGCTTTGGTCGTTATTTATCCCCCTTTGCAGCGGCGGTGCCGTGGTCTGCCGTGGCCGATACGCCCCCTTGTTCTGCTGATTCTGACCTCTTTGCTGGCAGGGATGGCAACCTCGCCCATTGCTGCCGCGCATTTCAGCCGGATGGCCCATTACGGCGTTCTGGCCAATCTGCTGGTGGTTCCGGTCACGGGCGCGCTTATCATGCCGATGGGACCGCTGGCGGCACTGCTGACACCCTTTGGTCTGGAAGGTCCGGCCCTTTGGCTGATGGGTTTAGGGACGCGGTGGATGCTGGCCGTTGGCGAATGGATCGCCAGCCTGAACGGCGCGGTCAGCTTTGTCATCATGCCCGGCCCGCTGGTCCTGCCGCTGATGGGTGGCGGCGCGATGATGGCCGTTCTGGGGTGGCGTGGCGATGTTCCGGCATGGCGCAATGCGCGGATATGGGCGGGTGGCGCGATGTTGCTCGTTTCGACCGCGCTCTGGCTGATGACGGCTCGTCCGTATGTACTGATATCTCGTCAGGGCGATGCGGTCGGGATCATGACGGCAAGCGGGCGTGCCCTCTCCAAGGCCAAGGGTGGTGCATTCACGGTCGGGGAATGGCTGGAGAAGGATGGTGATCTGATTGCTCAGGCTGACGCCGCCAAGCGGCAGGGCTGGTCCGGACCGGTCAAGGAGCGACGCGCGACGCTCGGCAGTGTCGAGATTTTGCATCTGACCGGCAAGGGATCAGAGGAGGCTGCGGCGCGCGAGTGTGATCTTGTGGATATCATCGTCTCCGATCGTGAGATTGCGCCGCTTGGCGGCCGTTGCATTCTGCTGGATTTGCAGGCTCTTCGAAAAAGCGGATCTGTTGCGATTCACCATGATGACGAAAATCTAGCCTGGATCACGGCAGCCGAGGTGGCGGGCAAGCGACGTTGGACAAGATAA